One part of the Arabidopsis thaliana chromosome 4, partial sequence genome encodes these proteins:
- a CDS encoding Pectin lyase-like superfamily protein (Pectin lyase-like superfamily protein; FUNCTIONS IN: lyase activity, pectate lyase activity; INVOLVED IN: biological_process unknown; LOCATED IN: endomembrane system; EXPRESSED IN: 20 plant structures; EXPRESSED DURING: 6 growth stages; CONTAINS InterPro DOMAIN/s: Pectin lyase fold/virulence factor (InterPro:IPR011050), AmbAllergen (InterPro:IPR018082), Pectate lyase/Amb allergen (InterPro:IPR002022), Pectin lyase fold (InterPro:IPR012334); BEST Arabidopsis thaliana protein match is: Pectate lyase family protein (TAIR:AT3G24230.1).), which produces MASSSQKLISVCVAVLVVLALTAMIFRNSEISLSRKLKTEEFQSLNSSTMAATRLDGEPQQQQHAVADDPDMVADEVAKLVQMSEQNRTARRKLGFFSCGTGNPIDDCWRCDRNWHKNRKRLADCGIGFGRNAIGGRDGRFYIVTDPTDEDVVNPKPGTLRHAVIQEEPLWIVFKRDMVIELKQELIMNSFKTIDARGSNVHIANGACITIQFITNVIIHGLHIHDCKPTGNAMVRSSPSHFGWRTMADGDAVSIFGSSHIWIDHNSLSHCADGLVDAVMGSTAITVSNNHFTHHNEVMLLGHSDSYTKDKLMQVTIAYNHFGEGLVQRMPRCRHGYFHVVNNDYTHWEMYAIGGSAEPTINSQGNRYAAPMDRFAKEVTKRVETDASEWKKWNWRSEGDLLLNGAFFRPSGAGASASYGRASSLAAKPSSMVDTITSTAGALGCRKGRPC; this is translated from the exons aTGGCGTCGTCTTCTCAGAAACTGATCAGTGTTTGTGTCGCTGTGCTCGTCGTCTTAGCTCTCACGGCGATGATTTTCCGGAACAgtgaaatctctctctctag GAAGCTGAAAACAGAGGAGTTTCAGAGCTTAAACAGCTCAACAATGGCGGCGACAAg GCTTGATGGTgaaccacaacaacaacaacacgcCGTTGCTGATGATCCAGATATGGTTGCTGATGAAGTCGCTAAGCTTGTTCAAAT GAGTGAACAGAACAGGACAGCAAGAAGGAAGCTAGGATTCTTCTCATGTGGAACTGGTAATCCAATTGATGACTGTTGGCGTTGTGACCGTAACTGGCACAAGAACCGTAAACGCCTTGCGGATTGTGGCATTGGTTTTGGAAGAAACGCAATTGGTGGTCGTGATGGACGCTTCTACATTGTTACTGACCCGACTGATGAAGACGTTGTTAATCCCAAACCTGGTACTCTACGCCATGCTGTCATCCAGGAGGAGCCTCTGTGGATTGTGTTCAAAAGGGATATGGTGATAGAGCTGAAACAGGAGCTGATCATGAATAGTTTCAAGACCATTGATGCCCGTGGCTCCAACGTCCATATAGCCAATGGTGCTTGCATCACCATCCAGTTTATCACCAATGTCATCATTCATGGTCTTCACATTCATGATTGCAAGCCTACTGGAAATGCAATGGTTAGAAGCTCGCCATCTCACTTTGGTTGGAGGACAATGGCTGATGGTGATGCTGTCTCTATTTTTGGATCATCTCATATCTGGATTGATcataactctctctctcactgtGCTGATGGCCTTGTCGATGCTGTCATGGGTTCTACTGCTATTACCGTTTCCAATAACCACTTTACCCACCACAATGAG GTGATGTTGCTTGGGCATAGTGACTCGTACACAAAGGACAAGCTGATGCAAGTAACCATTGCTTACAACCATTTTGGAGAAGGACTGGTTCAGAGAATGCCAAG GTGCAGACATGGGTACTTCCATGTGGTTAACAACGACTACACACATTGGGAGATGTACGCCATTGGTGGGAGTGCAGAGCCAACCATCAACAGTCAAGGAAACAGATATGCTGCTCCCATGGACCGCTTCGCCAAAGAG GTGACAAAAAGAGTAGAGACAGATGCAAGCGAGTGGAAGAAGTGGAATTGGAGATCGGAAGGAGACCTTCTACTGAATGGAGCATTCTTCAGGCCATCAGGAGCAGGAGCATCTGCTAGCTATGGACGAGCCTCAAGCTTAGCAGCTAAACCATCATCTATGGTCGACACTATTACCTCTACTGCAGGAGCACTAGGTTGCCGTAAGGGAAGACCTTGCT
- a CDS encoding Pectin lyase-like superfamily protein (Pectin lyase-like superfamily protein; FUNCTIONS IN: lyase activity, pectate lyase activity; INVOLVED IN: biological_process unknown; LOCATED IN: endomembrane system; EXPRESSED IN: 20 plant structures; EXPRESSED DURING: 6 growth stages; CONTAINS InterPro DOMAIN/s: Pectin lyase fold/virulence factor (InterPro:IPR011050), AmbAllergen (InterPro:IPR018082), Pectate lyase/Amb allergen (InterPro:IPR002022), Pectin lyase fold (InterPro:IPR012334); BEST Arabidopsis thaliana protein match is: Pectate lyase family protein (TAIR:AT3G24230.1); Has 30201 Blast hits to 17322 proteins in 780 species: Archae - 12; Bacteria - 1396; Metazoa - 17338; Fungi - 3422; Plants - 5037; Viruses - 0; Other Eukaryotes - 2996 (source: NCBI BLink).), which yields MASSSQKLISVCVAVLVVLALTAMIFRNSEISLSRKLKTEVIQSSNSSTMAAIRKLKTEEFQSLNSSTMAATRLDGEPQQQQHAVADDPDMVADEVAKLVQMSEQNRTARRKLGFFSCGTGNPIDDCWRCDRNWHKNRKRLADCGIGFGRNAIGGRDGRFYIVTDPTDEDVVNPKPGTLRHAVIQEEPLWIVFKRDMVIELKQELIMNSFKTIDARGSNVHIANGACITIQFITNVIIHGLHIHDCKPTGNAMVRSSPSHFGWRTMADGDAVSIFGSSHIWIDHNSLSHCADGLVDAVMGSTAITVSNNHFTHHNEVMLLGHSDSYTKDKLMQVTIAYNHFGEGLVQRMPRCRHGYFHVVNNDYTHWEMYAIGGSAEPTINSQGNRYAAPMDRFAKEVTKRVETDASEWKKWNWRSEGDLLLNGAFFRPSGAGASASYGRASSLAAKPSSMVDTITSTAGALGCRKGRPC from the exons aTGGCGTCGTCTTCTCAGAAACTGATCAGTGTTTGTGTCGCTGTGCTCGTCGTCTTAGCTCTCACGGCGATGATTTTCCGGAACAgtgaaatctctctctctag GAAGCTGAAAACAGAGGTGATTCAGAGCTCAAATAGCTCAACAATGGCGGCGATAAG GAAGCTGAAAACAGAGGAGTTTCAGAGCTTAAACAGCTCAACAATGGCGGCGACAAg GCTTGATGGTgaaccacaacaacaacaacacgcCGTTGCTGATGATCCAGATATGGTTGCTGATGAAGTCGCTAAGCTTGTTCAAAT GAGTGAACAGAACAGGACAGCAAGAAGGAAGCTAGGATTCTTCTCATGTGGAACTGGTAATCCAATTGATGACTGTTGGCGTTGTGACCGTAACTGGCACAAGAACCGTAAACGCCTTGCGGATTGTGGCATTGGTTTTGGAAGAAACGCAATTGGTGGTCGTGATGGACGCTTCTACATTGTTACTGACCCGACTGATGAAGACGTTGTTAATCCCAAACCTGGTACTCTACGCCATGCTGTCATCCAGGAGGAGCCTCTGTGGATTGTGTTCAAAAGGGATATGGTGATAGAGCTGAAACAGGAGCTGATCATGAATAGTTTCAAGACCATTGATGCCCGTGGCTCCAACGTCCATATAGCCAATGGTGCTTGCATCACCATCCAGTTTATCACCAATGTCATCATTCATGGTCTTCACATTCATGATTGCAAGCCTACTGGAAATGCAATGGTTAGAAGCTCGCCATCTCACTTTGGTTGGAGGACAATGGCTGATGGTGATGCTGTCTCTATTTTTGGATCATCTCATATCTGGATTGATcataactctctctctcactgtGCTGATGGCCTTGTCGATGCTGTCATGGGTTCTACTGCTATTACCGTTTCCAATAACCACTTTACCCACCACAATGAG GTGATGTTGCTTGGGCATAGTGACTCGTACACAAAGGACAAGCTGATGCAAGTAACCATTGCTTACAACCATTTTGGAGAAGGACTGGTTCAGAGAATGCCAAG GTGCAGACATGGGTACTTCCATGTGGTTAACAACGACTACACACATTGGGAGATGTACGCCATTGGTGGGAGTGCAGAGCCAACCATCAACAGTCAAGGAAACAGATATGCTGCTCCCATGGACCGCTTCGCCAAAGAG GTGACAAAAAGAGTAGAGACAGATGCAAGCGAGTGGAAGAAGTGGAATTGGAGATCGGAAGGAGACCTTCTACTGAATGGAGCATTCTTCAGGCCATCAGGAGCAGGAGCATCTGCTAGCTATGGACGAGCCTCAAGCTTAGCAGCTAAACCATCATCTATGGTCGACACTATTACCTCTACTGCAGGAGCACTAGGTTGCCGTAAGGGAAGACCTTGCT